Part of the Candidatus Hydrogenedentota bacterium genome is shown below.
GGGCTCCGTATCGCCATTTATCCTCACACGGGTTTCTGGGTCGAACGCGTAGAAGATGCGGTGCGTGTTGCCGAGAAGGCCCAGCGTCCCAACGTTGGCGCGACCTTTAACCTATGCCATTGGCTTATGGTCGATGGGAAAGATTTGCGCCAGCGTCTCGAGGCTGCTGGGCCGTACCTGTTCATGGTCACCATCAACGGGGCTGACCCGGGGAATAGCTGGAACGAGCTGATCCAGACCCTCGACCGGGGTTCGGTCGATGTGGGCCAAGTGCTTGATATTCTTCAGGAAACGGGCTATCAGGGGCCGATTGGTCTTCAAGGGTACGGCATCGGCGGCGACGTGCGCGAAAGCCTGACCCGCTCGATGGGCGCGTGGCGGAAACTGTGCGGGATTGAGGGATAGGGCCTGACGCAGTGCCCCAGGAGGAAGTCCAGGAATTAGGGGCCTGTAAGCGGGTGTTCGCGCAAGAGAGCCCCTGATTTGGGGCGAAGTGAACACGCGGAGGCTGGCGCAATATTCCGCAGACGGGGTATTTCCCGCTGCCCACGCTCTTTTGCCATACTATTGCCAGCCGAGGCCAAATGATCCCTATGACCTTACAGCGAAAGACTCTTATCATTATCGGCGTCACACTGGTATGCCTTCTGGCAGGGCTGTACCTGGTGTCCCGGTATGTCTTGTTGCGCGGATTCGACGATTATGAGATGACCCGTGCCCGCCGCGAGACCGAGATGATCCGCCGCGCCTATCTGTCGCGGCTCCAGCAACTGGACGTACATCTTCAACAACTGTCCGCGTGGGATGCCATGGCCGCCTATGTGCAACATCCGGATACGGACTTCGAGGAATCCAACTTTGTTGACAGCGCGTTTGAGTCTCTGGGCCTGAACGTCATTCTTGTGCTGGATCCCGAAGGGAACGTTGTCTTTGCCCGCGGATACGACATGCTCGAACGCCGGACCCAACCCGTTTCTCAGGCTTTTCTTCGTGCCGTTGGATCGACTCCCGAGTTGCGCGGGCACACTTCCCCGGAATCGGCGCATTCGGGACTTGTCGATTTGCCCGAGGACCCGATGCTGGTTGTTTCGCGCCCTATTGTGTCCAGCGATTTCGAAGGCCCTGTTCGCGGCACTCTGATTCTCGGCCGCTATGCTGACGGCAGTCTTGCCGCGCAAAGCGGCGAGTTTCTCGAGCGCAAAGTCACGGCATTGGACTGGGAGGCCACCCCTCCACCCCTTCGAGCGCAACTGGAGGAGCCAGGCGGCATCTGCGCCCAAGCGCTGGATGACCTTGTGATGGCGGCGTACGCCCGTATCGAAGACATGAAGGGCGCCCCGGTGCTGACGCTGTATGCCGAATTGCCGCGCGATATCCACGTCGCAAAGGTCATCACGGGCCAGACGCTCCTTTTATCGTTGCTCATCACAAGCATTGTTTTTGGGACGGTGGTCATTGTTCTGCTCCGGTATTCCGTTCTTTCCCGTGTTGCTTCGCTGGAAAACGAGGTCCGCGGAATTGCCGGTTCCGGGGACGCTCGCCGCCGCGTAGTCCTGCGCGGCAACGACGAACTCGCCCGCCTGGCCGAATCGGTTAACAGCATGCTGGAAGCTCTCGAAGCTTCACGGGAAGCGCTGCGTTATAGCGAAGAGACTTCCCGCGCGCTGATGAATGCCACCCTGGATTCCGCCTTCCTTGTGAAACGCGACGGCAGGATTGTTGATGTGAACGACGCCGGAGCGCGCAGATTGGGTATGAACCGTGAGGAGATCACCGGAGCGAATTTCCAGGACTTGTTCCAGCCGGCCTTGGCCGATTCGCGCATGGCCAGAATACAGGAGGCATTCGAGTCGAGGCATCCCGTGCGCTTCGAAGACCGGCGCGGCGACGTGTTCTTCGATGTGACGCTCTATCCTGTCGAGAGCGGGGACGGCCAGACCGAGCAGTTGGCGCTGTTTGCGCACGACATTTCGGAAATCAGGCAGGCGGAACAAGCGCTGCGCGAAAGCCGCGCCCGGTACAAGCAGCTGGTCCAGGGTGTGAACAGCGTCGTTCTGCGGTGGGACCCGCAAGGCCGAATCACGTTCATGAACGAATACGGGCAGGGCTTTTTCGGCTGGCCGTGGGAAGAACTCGTTGGACATTCCGTCGTGGGCACGATCGTGCCGGAAACGGATGCCGCCGGCAAAGATCTGCGGTCCATGGTGGCCGACGTTTTGCGTAATCCGGAGAAGTACGTTACGCAGGAAAACGAGAACATCAAGAAGAACGGTGAACGGGTCTGGATGTCATGGAGCAACCGGCCAATCTTTGATGACGATGGCAACCTTGTGGAGATTCTGTCCATCGGCAACGATATTTCGCGCCGCCGGCGCGCCGAGCAATCCCTTCTTCGCCGGGTCCAGATGGAAGAATTGGTTGCGGCGGCATCTTCGCGTTTCTTGCGCGTTACCAGCACCGGCCTGAGAGATACGGTGGACGAAGTGTTGGGGTCCATGGCGCAATTTGTAGGCGCGGACCGGGCCTACATCTACGTGATGACCGAGGGCAAGACCAGGCTGGACATGATTCATGAATGGTGTGCGCCCGGGATCGCCTCGTTTGAGATGGAGAATACCGCTCTGGACCCCGGCGTTTTCCCTTGGTTTGCTCACACGATTGTCTCCGAGGGCGCGGTAAACGTGCAGGAAGTCGGGGCGCTGCCGGAAGCCGCCGCGCGCGAAAAGGAGGCGTTGCTTTCCCACGGCGTCCAGAGCCTTCTCGATGTACCCATGCTTTGGCACGGCGAAATCTTCGGTTTGCTGGGGTTCAGTTCCATATCGCGAAAGGTGGCGTGGGCCCAGGATGATATCCGCCTCCTCAAGGTGGTGGGCGGAATCCTCGTTGCCGCGTTTCGGCGTGCGCGCGCCGAAGACGCCGTCCTGCTGCAGAACCGCCGTCTCGAGACGCTGCTGCAACTGCAGGAGATGACCGACCCTTCGCCGCGGGTAATGAGCTCCGTCGTGCTGCGAAGCGCCGTCGAAGTGACACGAAGCGCGTTCGGGGTCATGGGGCGCTTCGAGCCAGCGACCGGCGCGTTTGTGCTCGAACAAAGCGCCTCCCAGGAAAAACTCGAAAACGAGATGCCTTGGGCGCGCATCGAACCCGCTCTCGCCGACGAGGGTCTGTGG
Proteins encoded:
- a CDS encoding SpoIIE family protein phosphatase, coding for MTLQRKTLIIIGVTLVCLLAGLYLVSRYVLLRGFDDYEMTRARRETEMIRRAYLSRLQQLDVHLQQLSAWDAMAAYVQHPDTDFEESNFVDSAFESLGLNVILVLDPEGNVVFARGYDMLERRTQPVSQAFLRAVGSTPELRGHTSPESAHSGLVDLPEDPMLVVSRPIVSSDFEGPVRGTLILGRYADGSLAAQSGEFLERKVTALDWEATPPPLRAQLEEPGGICAQALDDLVMAAYARIEDMKGAPVLTLYAELPRDIHVAKVITGQTLLLSLLITSIVFGTVVIVLLRYSVLSRVASLENEVRGIAGSGDARRRVVLRGNDELARLAESVNSMLEALEASREALRYSEETSRALMNATLDSAFLVKRDGRIVDVNDAGARRLGMNREEITGANFQDLFQPALADSRMARIQEAFESRHPVRFEDRRGDVFFDVTLYPVESGDGQTEQLALFAHDISEIRQAEQALRESRARYKQLVQGVNSVVLRWDPQGRITFMNEYGQGFFGWPWEELVGHSVVGTIVPETDAAGKDLRSMVADVLRNPEKYVTQENENIKKNGERVWMSWSNRPIFDDDGNLVEILSIGNDISRRRRAEQSLLRRVQMEELVAAASSRFLRVTSTGLRDTVDEVLGSMAQFVGADRAYIYVMTEGKTRLDMIHEWCAPGIASFEMENTALDPGVFPWFAHTIVSEGAVNVQEVGALPEAAAREKEALLSHGVQSLLDVPMLWHGEIFGLLGFSSISRKVAWAQDDIRLLKVVGGILVAAFRRARAEDAVLLQNRRLETLLQLQEMTDPSPRVMSSVVLRSAVEVTRSAFGVMGRFEPATGAFVLEQSASQEKLENEMPWARIEPALADEGLWETLQRTRKPVTLQGETLPAACRDVFVRFLAVPIIEGDLVVSVAAVANKAFDYEDTDVSQFQLLMTSAWNQIKRNEDSAWIQREVDEIANIQRALLPHSMPTVRGMRVRAFSSTFDRAGGDYYDVLPVGAAPGADLKKHSRWLVLIADVSGHGPSSAVIVTMLSTLLRVRCGEDSKPARIFNYLNEYLMAHTVRQTFVTGFLAMIDLDARTVVYCNAGHNPPLIRTPDGTVAELEHTGDIPLSVLGDWTYSERTLTIETGSTLWLYTDGVVETLSPSGEAFGEKRLRDAIGHLEGESSRAVAELVGMLRAHEAGRRPNDDQVIMLVEFT